From Myxocyprinus asiaticus isolate MX2 ecotype Aquarium Trade chromosome 25, UBuf_Myxa_2, whole genome shotgun sequence, one genomic window encodes:
- the LOC127416137 gene encoding protein Hook homolog 1-like isoform X3 has translation MTLEESVQHVVMTAIQELMSKENVSQLGTEPFGDQQLKKALEDLAEVMAEKEELAQRCQELDIQVTVLQEERNSLLAENDLLTDRTSQFDTFDDPSTPPGRKHSQLQLQLEQILEENFRLEAAKDDYRIHCEELEKQLVEIQHRNDELTSLAEESRSLKDELDILRSSSDRAVKLEASVETYRKKLEDLSDLRRQVKVLEEKNMSYMQNTVSLEDELRKANAARAQLETYKRQVQELHRKVSEESRRADNLAFEMKKFQEKHDATLKEKERISIERDTLRETNEELRCTQAQQDQLLQAGKYQTGSPSHVNLAAEMLPIEHREKFIRLQHENKMLQLQQEESENERMTELQVQLEEARRGRSELDTENRLNRERISELQQQVEDLQKALQTQGNKPEDSHLKRKLDAHMVQLNEAQDEILKKKELLEDLQPDATQTSVKLDELMAALKKKDEDMRAMEDRYKMYLEKARDVIRALDPKLNPASAEIQSLKSQLSDKDKRIFSLERECEQAKLREYEEKLIVTAWHNKSLNFQKIAIESRLSGRYNSIVPPGQSFLAQQRQVTSAKRTMSINVPASSSK, from the exons ATGACCTTGGAGGAATCTGTACAGCATGTGGTGATGACTGCCATCCAGGAG CTTATGAGCAAGGAGAATGTGTCTCAGTTAGGAACAGAACCTTTTGGAGACCAACAG tTAAAGAAAGCCTTGGAGGATCTAGCTGAGGTGATGGCAGAGAAAGAAGAGTTGGCACAACGCTGTCAGGAGCTCGACATCCAG GTAACAGTGCTGCAGGAGGAAAGGAATAGCCTCCTGGCAGAAAATGACCTCTTGACTGATCGAACCAGTCAGTTTGACACGTTTGATGACCCCAGCACTCCACCAGGGAGGAAGCACAGCCAGCTACAGCTGCAGTTAGAGCAGATTCTGGAAGAAAATTTCAG ACTGGAGGCAGCTAAAGATGATTACCGCATCCACTGTGAAGAGCTGGAGAAGCAACTAGTGGAGATTCAGCATCGAAATGATGAACTGACCAGCCTGGCTGAGGAGTCACGATCACTTAAAGATGAATTAGACATACTAAG GAGTTCCTCTGACCGGGCAGTGAAGCTAGAGGCCTCTGTTGAGACGTACAGGAAGAAGTTAGAAGATCTGAGTGACCTCAGACGGCAAGTGAAAGTTCTGGAAGAGAAGAACATGAGCTACATGCAGAATACAGTCAGTCTTGAAGATGAGCTACGCAAGGCCAATGCTGCAAGAGCTCAGCTAGAGACATACAAGAGACAG GTGCAGGAGCTTCATAGGAAAGTGTCTGAGGAGTCCCGCAGGGCAGATAACCTGGCCTTTGAGATGAAGAAGTTTCAGGAGAAACATGATGCTACACTAAAAGAGAAAGAG AGGATTAGTATTGAGCGAGACACTCTCAGAGAGACCAATGAGGAACTGCGATGTACACAGGCTCAACAGGACCAACTATTACAAGCAG GAAAATATCAAACAGGAAGTCCAAGCCATGTTAACCTGGCAGCTGAGATGTTGCCCATTGAGCACAG GGAGAAGTTCATCCGTCTGCAGCATGAGAATAAAATGTTGCAGCTGCAGCAGGAGGAGTCAGAGAATGAGCGCATGACTGAGCTGCAGGTGCAGCTGGAGGAGGCACGGCGTGGACGCAGTGAACTGGACACTGAGAACAG GTTAAACAGAGAGAGAATCAGTGAGCTCCAGCAACAGGTGGAGGATCTGCAAAAGGCCTTACAGACACAGGGAAACAaacctgaagat TCTCATCTGAAAAGGAAGCTGGATGCTCATAT GGTGCAACTGAATGAGGCACAAGATGAAATTTTGAAGAAGAAAGAGCTGTTGGAGGACCTTCAGCCAGATGCCACTCAAACCA GTGTGAAGCTGGATGAGCTGATGGCAGCACTGAAGAAGAAAGACGAGGACATGAGGGCGATGGAGGATCGATACAAGATGTACCTGGAGAAAGCTCGAGAT gTGATCCGAGCTCTGGATCCCAAGCTAAACCCAGCCTCAGCTGAGATTCAGTCCCTGAAAAGTCAGCTCTCTGACAAAGACAAGAGGATCTTTTCTCTGGAG CGGGAGTGTGAGCAAGCCAAACTGAGGGAATATGAGGAGAAGTTAATTGTGACAGCTTGGCATAATAAG AGTTTGAACTTCCAGAAGATAGCAATCGAGTCACGGCTCAGTGGGCGGTACAACTCTATAGTGCCGCCTGGACAGTCTTTTCTGGCTCAGCAACGTCAGGTGACCAGCGCCAAGCGCACTATGTCCATCAATGTACCTGCCTCTTCTTCCAAGTAA
- the LOC127416137 gene encoding protein Hook homolog 1-like isoform X2, which translates to MSQALHQIDPSWFSESWLARIKEDVGDNVRLKMNNLKKILQMIVDYYNEVLTQQISDFPLPDLMRVVEHSDQVELGRLLQLILGCAVNCDRKQEYIQIIMTLEESVQHVVMTAIQELMSKENVSQLGTEPFGDQQLKKALEDLAEVMAEKEELAQRCQELDIQVTVLQEERNSLLAENDLLTDRTSQFDTFDDPSTPPGRKHSQLQLQLEQILEENFRLEAAKDDYRIHCEELEKQLVEIQHRNDELTSLAEESRSLKDELDILRSSSDRAVKLEASVETYRKKLEDLSDLRRQVKVLEEKNMSYMQNTVSLEDELRKANAARAQLETYKRQVQELHRKVSEESRRADNLAFEMKKFQEKHDATLKEKERISIERDTLRETNEELRCTQAQQDQLLQAGKYQTGSPSHVNLAAEMLPIEHREKFIRLQHENKMLQLQQEESENERMTELQVQLEEARRGRSELDTENRLNRERISELQQQVEDLQKALQTQGNKPEDSHLKRKLDAHMVQLNEAQDEILKKKELLEDLQPDATQTSVKLDELMAALKKKDEDMRAMEDRYKMYLEKARDVIRALDPKLNPASAEIQSLKSQLSDKDKRIFSLERECEQAKLREYEEKLIVTAWHNKSLNFQKIAIESRLSGRYNSIVPPGQSFLAQQRQVTSAKRTMSINVPASSSK; encoded by the exons GTATTGACCCAGCAGATCTCAGATTTCCCTCTGCCTGACCTGATGCGGGTGGTAGAGCACTCTGACCAAGTAGAGCTGGGGCGCCTTCTTCAGCTCATCCTGGGGTGTGCAGTCAACTGTGACAGGAAACAAG AGTATATCCAGATAATCATGACCTTGGAGGAATCTGTACAGCATGTGGTGATGACTGCCATCCAGGAG CTTATGAGCAAGGAGAATGTGTCTCAGTTAGGAACAGAACCTTTTGGAGACCAACAG tTAAAGAAAGCCTTGGAGGATCTAGCTGAGGTGATGGCAGAGAAAGAAGAGTTGGCACAACGCTGTCAGGAGCTCGACATCCAG GTAACAGTGCTGCAGGAGGAAAGGAATAGCCTCCTGGCAGAAAATGACCTCTTGACTGATCGAACCAGTCAGTTTGACACGTTTGATGACCCCAGCACTCCACCAGGGAGGAAGCACAGCCAGCTACAGCTGCAGTTAGAGCAGATTCTGGAAGAAAATTTCAG ACTGGAGGCAGCTAAAGATGATTACCGCATCCACTGTGAAGAGCTGGAGAAGCAACTAGTGGAGATTCAGCATCGAAATGATGAACTGACCAGCCTGGCTGAGGAGTCACGATCACTTAAAGATGAATTAGACATACTAAG GAGTTCCTCTGACCGGGCAGTGAAGCTAGAGGCCTCTGTTGAGACGTACAGGAAGAAGTTAGAAGATCTGAGTGACCTCAGACGGCAAGTGAAAGTTCTGGAAGAGAAGAACATGAGCTACATGCAGAATACAGTCAGTCTTGAAGATGAGCTACGCAAGGCCAATGCTGCAAGAGCTCAGCTAGAGACATACAAGAGACAG GTGCAGGAGCTTCATAGGAAAGTGTCTGAGGAGTCCCGCAGGGCAGATAACCTGGCCTTTGAGATGAAGAAGTTTCAGGAGAAACATGATGCTACACTAAAAGAGAAAGAG AGGATTAGTATTGAGCGAGACACTCTCAGAGAGACCAATGAGGAACTGCGATGTACACAGGCTCAACAGGACCAACTATTACAAGCAG GAAAATATCAAACAGGAAGTCCAAGCCATGTTAACCTGGCAGCTGAGATGTTGCCCATTGAGCACAG GGAGAAGTTCATCCGTCTGCAGCATGAGAATAAAATGTTGCAGCTGCAGCAGGAGGAGTCAGAGAATGAGCGCATGACTGAGCTGCAGGTGCAGCTGGAGGAGGCACGGCGTGGACGCAGTGAACTGGACACTGAGAACAG GTTAAACAGAGAGAGAATCAGTGAGCTCCAGCAACAGGTGGAGGATCTGCAAAAGGCCTTACAGACACAGGGAAACAaacctgaagat TCTCATCTGAAAAGGAAGCTGGATGCTCATAT GGTGCAACTGAATGAGGCACAAGATGAAATTTTGAAGAAGAAAGAGCTGTTGGAGGACCTTCAGCCAGATGCCACTCAAACCA GTGTGAAGCTGGATGAGCTGATGGCAGCACTGAAGAAGAAAGACGAGGACATGAGGGCGATGGAGGATCGATACAAGATGTACCTGGAGAAAGCTCGAGAT gTGATCCGAGCTCTGGATCCCAAGCTAAACCCAGCCTCAGCTGAGATTCAGTCCCTGAAAAGTCAGCTCTCTGACAAAGACAAGAGGATCTTTTCTCTGGAG CGGGAGTGTGAGCAAGCCAAACTGAGGGAATATGAGGAGAAGTTAATTGTGACAGCTTGGCATAATAAG AGTTTGAACTTCCAGAAGATAGCAATCGAGTCACGGCTCAGTGGGCGGTACAACTCTATAGTGCCGCCTGGACAGTCTTTTCTGGCTCAGCAACGTCAGGTGACCAGCGCCAAGCGCACTATGTCCATCAATGTACCTGCCTCTTCTTCCAAGTAA